In a single window of the Gemmatimonadota bacterium genome:
- a CDS encoding Xaa-Pro dipeptidyl-peptidase, producing MSPRPARCRAAALLAATLALASSLPAQQAKTVPVFIGGQAQIVPGFADTTQWIRQTLWVETEFDSDGDGKRDRMFVDVTRQRQTETEGLKVPVIYESSPYYSRTSGARQFLWDVKQEVGATPPRRTSQPQIEYVPSKAMISPSFVRTWVPRGFAVVHSEAPGTGLSQGCVTVGGPPEELAPKAVIDWLNGRAKGYTTPTGTEEVRATWTTGKVGMTGTSYNGTIPVAAATTGVEGLEAIIPVAPNTSYWHYYRSHGLVRHPGGWLGEDIDFLYDFVNSGNPATRAYCNATYRDGMMATGRDRTTGDYNAFWANRDLRTKAGKIRAATLMAHAFNDWNVVPEHSQRIVEVLKQNKVPVQQYYHQGGHGGEPPMVLMNRWFTRYLFGIENGVERDPKAFIVREGASMQAPTPYRDFPNPDAKAVTLGLGRGGKTAGTLALQPGGGQGRETLVDNVEFSGGVLAKAADSPNRLIYATPILSEAVHLSGTTQVRIRMALNKPAGNLSVWMVSLPWTEAPNALTSLITRGWADPQNWKQLTTGGDYHSLDRGTPPVPGQFVDLTFDLEPDDQIIPAGKRIAVMIMSSDRDFTLWPAAGTELTVDLDHTSVTIPVVGGKKALERAFKAK from the coding sequence ATGTCCCCTCGCCCCGCACGCTGCCGCGCCGCCGCGCTCCTCGCCGCGACGCTCGCCCTCGCATCAAGCCTCCCTGCCCAGCAGGCAAAGACCGTCCCGGTCTTCATCGGGGGGCAGGCGCAGATTGTCCCCGGCTTTGCTGACACCACGCAGTGGATTCGCCAGACCCTCTGGGTCGAGACCGAGTTCGACTCGGACGGCGACGGCAAGCGCGACCGGATGTTCGTCGACGTGACGCGCCAGCGGCAGACCGAGACGGAAGGGCTCAAGGTCCCGGTGATCTACGAGTCGTCGCCCTACTACTCGCGCACGTCGGGAGCGCGGCAGTTTCTCTGGGACGTGAAGCAGGAAGTCGGTGCGACGCCGCCGAGGCGGACCTCGCAGCCCCAGATCGAGTACGTGCCGAGCAAGGCGATGATCTCGCCGTCGTTCGTGCGCACGTGGGTCCCACGCGGCTTCGCGGTGGTCCACTCCGAGGCGCCGGGGACCGGCCTCTCGCAAGGGTGCGTCACCGTCGGCGGGCCGCCTGAGGAACTGGCACCGAAGGCGGTGATCGATTGGCTCAACGGCCGCGCCAAGGGCTACACCACGCCAACCGGCACCGAGGAGGTCCGCGCCACCTGGACCACCGGCAAGGTCGGGATGACCGGCACGTCGTACAACGGCACCATCCCCGTGGCGGCGGCGACGACCGGTGTCGAGGGACTCGAGGCGATCATCCCGGTTGCGCCGAACACCTCCTATTGGCACTACTACCGCTCGCACGGCCTGGTGCGCCATCCCGGCGGCTGGCTCGGCGAGGACATCGACTTCCTCTACGACTTCGTCAACAGCGGCAACCCGGCGACGCGCGCGTACTGCAACGCCACCTACCGTGACGGCATGATGGCCACCGGCCGTGATCGCACCACGGGCGACTACAACGCCTTCTGGGCCAATCGCGACCTGCGGACCAAGGCCGGCAAGATCCGCGCGGCGACGCTGATGGCGCACGCCTTCAACGACTGGAACGTCGTGCCGGAGCACAGCCAGCGCATCGTCGAGGTGCTCAAGCAGAACAAGGTGCCGGTGCAGCAGTACTACCATCAGGGCGGCCACGGCGGCGAACCGCCGATGGTGCTGATGAACCGCTGGTTCACGCGCTATCTCTTCGGCATCGAGAACGGCGTGGAGCGCGACCCGAAGGCGTTCATCGTGCGCGAAGGCGCGTCGATGCAGGCGCCGACACCGTACCGCGACTTCCCGAATCCCGACGCCAAGGCGGTGACGCTGGGGCTCGGGCGGGGCGGCAAGACGGCCGGCACGCTCGCCCTGCAGCCCGGCGGCGGGCAAGGCCGCGAGACGCTGGTCGACAACGTGGAGTTCAGTGGTGGGGTGTTGGCCAAGGCGGCAGATTCGCCCAATCGGTTGATCTATGCCACGCCGATCCTGAGCGAAGCGGTGCACCTCTCGGGGACGACGCAGGTGCGCATTCGGATGGCGCTGAACAAGCCCGCCGGCAATCTCTCGGTGTGGATGGTGTCGTTGCCGTGGACGGAGGCGCCGAACGCTCTCACGTCCCTGATCACGCGCGGCTGGGCCGATCCGCAGAATTGGAAGCAGTTGACGACGGGCGGCGACTATCACTCGCTCGACCGCGGCACTCCGCCGGTGCCCGGTCAGTTCGTCGACCTGACCTTCGACCTCGAACCGGACGACCAGATCATCCCGGCCGGCAAGCGGATCGCGGTGATGATCATGTCTAGCGACCGCGACTTCACGCTCTGGCCGGCGGCGGGCACCGAGCTCACCGTCGACCTCGATCACACCAGCGTGACGATTCCGGTGGTCGGCGGCAAGAAGGCACTGGAACGGGCCTTCAAGGCGAAATAG
- a CDS encoding PBP1A family penicillin-binding protein, which produces MTRQEFVQRLRDRALALRPYLTVRRIGATVAVGMAVGTLFLGTEAMVRARLGRPESRLPTALYSRPVPWGVEEASESSPSPIAPLEGTALEARLPVRLASVPPALVQAVLAVEDQRFYDHDGVDLRRIGGAFLANVKAGGIAQGGSTITQQLAKNLFLSANRTPGRKLRELAFATVLEFRYDKATILEAYLNEIYLGQDGSRAIHGVGAAARAYFGKDVRKLSLAESALLAGMIHAPNRHTPTRHADAARDRRNLVLGLMAEQGRISEAAKERAQGSRIITRPSSVSQMVDGRYFRDAAIASLPTSLPPRGGAVYTTLDARLQQAAQRAVRRGVSRLPLPGVEAALVAIDPRSGEVLALVGGRDYALSQYNRATDARRQPGSAFKPIVALAALGRRGDDAPAFTLASLVDDTPLSLKTPRGMWQPSNYDGDFRGPVTVRTAMEQSLNVPFVRIGLEVGPAKIAATAKQLGITSPMPLVPSLALGSAEVSLLELVRAYGVLANSGSLAATRMVLSTTKRGDAPPSANAASVTNVADPATAWLVTSALQGVVDHGTGAGLQERINTSGLAGKTGTSSDWKDAWFVAYAPNLVVGVWVGYDDGRSLHTTGAGAALPIAGDFLEAAFSESDPDEFERPEGITEGHAGAAPGEWSDGCGTTEYFLEGTEPSEHDCLYIDVPEMPGLDEVRGALQRRAERLLGALIARGFEQRRGRR; this is translated from the coding sequence ATGACCAGGCAGGAGTTCGTCCAGCGGCTCCGTGATCGCGCCCTCGCCCTTCGTCCGTACCTCACGGTCCGACGAATCGGGGCGACGGTGGCGGTCGGCATGGCGGTTGGCACCCTCTTTCTCGGCACCGAGGCGATGGTGCGAGCGCGTCTCGGCCGCCCGGAGAGTCGGTTGCCGACGGCGCTCTACTCCCGTCCAGTCCCGTGGGGCGTCGAGGAGGCGTCGGAGTCCTCGCCGTCGCCGATCGCGCCGCTGGAAGGCACCGCCCTCGAGGCCCGGCTTCCGGTGCGTCTTGCCTCGGTCCCCCCGGCACTGGTCCAGGCGGTGCTCGCCGTCGAGGATCAGCGCTTCTACGATCACGACGGGGTCGACCTGCGGCGCATCGGTGGCGCCTTCCTCGCCAACGTGAAGGCGGGCGGGATCGCGCAGGGCGGCAGCACCATCACCCAGCAGCTGGCCAAGAATCTCTTCCTCTCGGCCAATCGCACCCCTGGGCGCAAGCTGCGCGAGCTGGCGTTCGCGACCGTGCTGGAGTTCCGCTACGACAAGGCGACCATCCTCGAGGCGTACCTCAACGAGATCTACCTCGGGCAGGATGGCAGCCGGGCGATCCATGGCGTCGGCGCCGCGGCGCGCGCCTACTTCGGCAAGGACGTTCGGAAGCTCTCGCTCGCGGAATCGGCGCTGCTGGCCGGGATGATCCACGCCCCGAATCGCCATACGCCGACGCGGCACGCCGACGCGGCGCGCGATCGGCGCAATCTCGTGCTCGGATTGATGGCGGAGCAGGGACGCATCTCGGAGGCTGCCAAGGAGCGGGCACAGGGGAGCCGCATCATCACCCGGCCATCCTCGGTGAGCCAGATGGTCGATGGTCGCTACTTCCGCGACGCGGCGATCGCCTCGTTGCCGACGTCGCTGCCGCCACGTGGCGGGGCGGTCTACACCACCCTCGACGCCCGACTGCAACAGGCGGCGCAACGGGCCGTGCGGCGCGGCGTGTCGCGGCTCCCGCTGCCCGGGGTCGAGGCGGCGCTGGTGGCGATCGATCCGCGGAGCGGTGAAGTGCTCGCACTGGTCGGCGGCCGAGACTACGCGTTGTCGCAGTACAATCGGGCCACGGACGCGCGCCGCCAGCCAGGGAGCGCCTTCAAGCCGATCGTGGCGCTGGCCGCCCTGGGGCGGCGCGGCGACGACGCGCCGGCCTTCACCCTCGCCTCGCTCGTCGACGACACTCCGCTCTCGCTGAAGACGCCGCGCGGCATGTGGCAGCCCAGCAACTACGACGGCGACTTTCGCGGCCCGGTGACGGTGCGCACGGCGATGGAGCAGTCACTGAATGTCCCGTTCGTGCGCATCGGGCTGGAAGTGGGACCGGCGAAGATTGCCGCGACGGCGAAGCAACTCGGCATCACCTCGCCAATGCCGTTGGTGCCGAGTCTCGCGCTCGGCAGTGCGGAGGTGTCACTGCTGGAATTGGTTCGTGCGTATGGCGTCCTTGCCAACAGCGGTTCGCTGGCCGCGACGCGGATGGTGCTGAGTACGACGAAGCGTGGCGATGCACCGCCGTCGGCGAATGCCGCGTCCGTGACGAACGTGGCCGATCCGGCCACGGCATGGCTGGTGACGTCCGCATTGCAGGGCGTGGTGGATCACGGGACCGGCGCGGGTTTGCAGGAGCGGATCAACACCAGCGGGCTCGCCGGCAAGACCGGCACCTCGAGCGATTGGAAGGACGCCTGGTTTGTCGCCTACGCGCCGAATCTCGTCGTCGGCGTCTGGGTCGGCTACGACGACGGTCGGTCGCTGCACACGACCGGCGCTGGCGCCGCGCTGCCGATTGCGGGCGACTTTCTCGAGGCGGCCTTCTCGGAGAGCGACCCCGACGAGTTCGAGCGGCCGGAGGGAATCACTGAAGGGCATGCAGGCGCGGCCCCCGGCGAATGGAGCGACGGCTGCGGCACCACCGAGTATTTCCTCGAAGGGACGGAGCCGAGCGAGCACGACTGCCTCTACATCGACGTCCCGGAGATGCCGGGGCTGGACGAGGTGCGCGGCGCCTTGCAACGCCGCGCCGAACGGTTGCTCGGAGCGTTGATCGCACGGGGCTTCGAGCAGCGGCGCGGTCGGCGGTGA